In Oscillospiraceae bacterium, a genomic segment contains:
- a CDS encoding TIM barrel protein, translating to MQIRIGPAGGCDEFAAKYKSNIFLPEFISDFNLNAFEYQCGRGVNLAEKTAEILREKTAAIGMEISLHAPYYISLSGIVEEKRLKSLHYILLAAAAIKKLGGTRIVVHAGSASKISRTRAVELAKDTLIRAQKALDEAEMSDVIMCPETLGKVNQLGTVEEVCELCKIDDRLLPCIDFGHVNAMTNGGIKGKEDYKKILDTIENALGNDRMKRMHIHFSKIEYTLAGGEQRHLTFADTVYGPEFEPLGELIVRKNMTPFIVCESAGTQTRDAAQMLEFLNGVK from the coding sequence ATGCAAATAAGAATCGGCCCCGCAGGCGGATGCGACGAATTTGCGGCCAAATATAAATCGAATATTTTTCTGCCGGAGTTTATCTCCGATTTCAATTTGAACGCCTTTGAATATCAGTGCGGAAGAGGTGTCAACCTCGCCGAAAAAACCGCCGAGATTCTCCGCGAAAAGACCGCTGCAATCGGCATGGAAATCTCTTTGCACGCGCCCTATTACATCTCGCTCTCGGGCATTGTCGAAGAAAAGCGGCTCAAGAGCCTCCACTATATTCTGCTCGCTGCAGCCGCGATTAAAAAACTCGGCGGAACACGCATTGTTGTCCACGCGGGATCGGCTTCGAAAATCTCCCGTACCCGTGCCGTCGAATTGGCCAAAGACACGCTGATTCGGGCGCAGAAAGCCCTCGACGAGGCCGAGATGAGCGATGTGATTATGTGTCCCGAGACCCTGGGCAAAGTCAATCAGTTGGGCACGGTCGAGGAGGTCTGCGAACTGTGCAAAATCGACGACCGGCTGCTGCCCTGTATCGACTTCGGACACGTCAACGCCATGACCAACGGCGGCATTAAGGGCAAAGAGGATTACAAAAAGATACTCGACACGATTGAAAACGCCCTCGGAAACGACCGCATGAAACGCATGCACATCCACTTTTCCAAGATTGAATATACCCTTGCGGGCGGTGAACAACGGCACCTGACTTTTGCCGATACCGTCTACGGACCGGAATTTGAACCGCTGGGGGAACTGATTGTCCGAAAAAACATGACGCCTTTTATCGTCTGCGAATCGGCCGGCACCCAGACCCGCGATGCCGCACAAATGCTCGAATTTCTGAATGGAGTGAAATAG
- a CDS encoding YqeG family HAD IIIA-type phosphatase, which yields MKIFTPDEMFSDLCEITTQMLKTRGITWLALDLDNTITHDCHDEIPEKIAERLNDLKAAGISLAVISNNNSARVKRFADKSGLICIPQSQKPKKKGLLAASKALGKPLSEGAVVGDQIFTDVWAGKNAGMAVFLVEPLGEDLGWFVRFKRRLERLTKAGRNRATCK from the coding sequence ATGAAAATTTTTACCCCGGACGAGATGTTTTCCGATCTCTGCGAAATCACAACCCAAATGTTGAAAACACGCGGCATCACCTGGCTGGCGCTTGATCTCGACAATACCATCACCCATGACTGCCACGATGAAATTCCGGAAAAAATCGCAGAAAGACTGAATGATCTCAAAGCCGCGGGAATTTCCCTCGCGGTCATTTCCAATAATAACTCCGCCCGGGTCAAACGCTTTGCCGATAAGTCGGGCCTGATTTGCATCCCACAATCCCAAAAGCCCAAGAAAAAAGGGCTGTTAGCAGCCTCAAAAGCCCTCGGCAAGCCCCTCAGTGAGGGCGCTGTCGTGGGGGATCAGATTTTCACCGACGTCTGGGCCGGTAAAAACGCCGGCATGGCGGTTTTTCTTGTCGAGCCGCTGGGCGAAGATCTCGGGTGGTTCGTGCGTTTCAAACGGCGTCTTGAACGCCTGACAAAAGCGGGAAGGAACAGAGCCACATGCAAATAA